A region of Candidatus Schekmanbacteria bacterium DNA encodes the following proteins:
- a CDS encoding DegQ family serine endoprotease: MEFRKKIILILLIIAVACIYFAGDIEFKQDIAKIENALGLKSASTGQKFWIEKEKKEKKAKPKEESHYFIPTTFADVADKVKDAVVNISTDRVIKTRRSGGFNPFKDSPFKDFFGDDFFDHFFGPDMPKEYRQQSLGSGFIINEDGYIVTNNHVVDKADKIRVKLSDGKEYTAEVIGKDAKTDIALIKIEPDHKLPVVTLGDSDKLRVGDWVIAIGNPFGLERTVTAGIVSAKERVIGAGPYDDFIQTDASINPGNSGGPLVDMEGNVVGINTAIFSPNGGFGSPGNIGIGFSIPINLAKNILIQLKEKGKVTRGWLGLLVQTLDENLAKQFGRESKEGALVGQVTKDSPAEKAGIKRGDIIIEFNGQKVKDSRDLSMKAASTPPGTKVKVKLVRDGKEKTVTVVLGEYPEEGVVSAKSKSTEEKIGITVENITPEIARQLDVTNTKGVVVSRVERGSTAYRAGIRRGDIIREVNRKPIENVDDFEREIGKADLAEGILFLIESKGMTHYVTIIEE, from the coding sequence ATGGAATTCAGGAAAAAAATTATTCTTATACTGTTAATAATTGCAGTGGCATGCATTTACTTTGCCGGAGACATCGAATTTAAACAGGATATTGCAAAAATTGAAAATGCCTTGGGACTGAAATCTGCTTCAACAGGGCAAAAATTCTGGATTGAAAAAGAAAAGAAAGAAAAAAAGGCAAAACCTAAAGAAGAAAGCCATTATTTCATCCCTACAACCTTTGCAGATGTAGCAGACAAGGTAAAGGATGCTGTTGTAAATATCAGCACTGACAGAGTGATAAAAACAAGAAGAAGCGGTGGATTCAACCCTTTCAAAGATTCTCCATTCAAAGATTTTTTTGGCGACGATTTCTTCGACCATTTCTTCGGGCCTGATATGCCAAAGGAATACAGACAGCAATCCCTCGGCTCAGGCTTCATAATTAATGAAGACGGCTACATCGTAACCAATAATCATGTTGTAGATAAAGCAGATAAAATAAGGGTAAAATTATCAGACGGCAAAGAATATACAGCGGAAGTCATAGGCAAAGACGCCAAAACCGATATTGCCCTTATAAAAATTGAGCCAGACCACAAACTGCCTGTCGTGACTCTGGGAGATTCAGATAAATTGCGCGTAGGCGACTGGGTAATAGCAATCGGAAATCCTTTTGGTCTGGAAAGAACCGTTACAGCCGGTATCGTAAGCGCAAAGGAGCGAGTAATCGGCGCGGGACCTTATGATGACTTTATACAAACAGATGCGTCAATCAACCCCGGAAACAGCGGCGGACCTCTCGTTGATATGGAAGGAAATGTCGTTGGAATCAATACTGCTATCTTTTCACCCAATGGGGGTTTTGGCAGTCCGGGGAATATAGGCATAGGTTTTTCTATCCCGATAAATCTTGCCAAAAATATTCTCATACAGCTGAAAGAAAAAGGTAAAGTAACAAGAGGATGGCTTGGCTTGCTTGTGCAAACACTTGATGAAAACCTTGCAAAACAGTTTGGCAGAGAGAGCAAAGAGGGAGCTCTTGTGGGACAGGTAACAAAAGACAGCCCTGCAGAAAAAGCAGGGATAAAACGAGGAGATATAATAATTGAATTCAATGGACAAAAGGTAAAGGATTCAAGAGACTTGTCAATGAAGGCGGCATCTACACCACCGGGTACAAAAGTAAAGGTAAAACTTGTTAGAGATGGCAAAGAAAAAACTGTAACAGTAGTACTTGGGGAATACCCGGAAGAAGGCGTAGTATCTGCAAAATCCAAAAGTACTGAAGAAAAGATTGGCATTACAGTTGAAAACATCACTCCAGAAATCGCCCGCCAGCTCGATGTAACCAATACGAAGGGCGTTGTAGTTTCCCGGGTTGAAAGAGGAAGCACTGCTTACCGTGCAGGAATTAGAAGAGGAGACATTATAAGAGAAGTCAATAGAAAACCCATTGAAAATGTTGATGATTTTGAACGAGAAATTGGCAAGGCAGACCTTGCAGAAGGGATACTCTTTTTAATCGAAAGCAAAGGTATGACACACTACGTAACGATAATCGAGGAATAA
- a CDS encoding aldolase, producing MELLNYQELENKIKNFITIDGDNVNVVNEDELRESGIDLLVQNAVFNEGEKEKALCRWIIREAAQSLGIYPSSIQGLYMARAQNRYQKKTVPAINIRVLTYDVAREIIKTGRANNSTAYIFEIAKSEIGYTFQRPSEYAACVLAAAIKENYKGPVFLQGDHYQVNASNFQKDREGEISKLKDLIKESIEAGFYNIDIDSSTLVDLSKETIDEQQRLNYEITAELTAFIRELEPEGITISVGGEIGEVGKKNSTPEELRAYLDGYKKCLEGYNKNYAGISKISVQTGTSHGGVPLPDGTIAEVKLDLDTLGTLSKIAREEYGLGGAVQHGASTLPEDAFGHFPERETLEVHLATGFQNIIYDSKSFPADLREKIYQTIVEKFSSEKKDSQTHEQFIYKTRKKGFGPHKKEVWSLPKDNLNAIMGELRDKFDLIFKKMNCVDMTDIVNETIKTVRVKAKKPV from the coding sequence ATGGAACTTTTAAACTATCAAGAACTCGAGAATAAGATTAAAAATTTCATCACAATCGACGGGGACAATGTAAATGTTGTAAATGAGGATGAACTAAGAGAATCTGGAATAGATTTGCTGGTTCAGAATGCAGTCTTCAATGAAGGAGAAAAAGAAAAAGCTCTTTGTCGCTGGATTATCCGAGAAGCGGCACAATCTCTCGGTATTTATCCATCATCCATTCAGGGACTCTATATGGCAAGGGCTCAGAATCGCTATCAAAAGAAGACCGTGCCTGCTATAAACATACGAGTGCTTACTTACGATGTAGCAAGAGAAATAATAAAAACTGGTCGAGCAAACAACTCAACTGCCTATATTTTCGAAATTGCAAAAAGTGAAATTGGATATACATTTCAAAGGCCATCAGAGTATGCAGCATGTGTGCTTGCCGCTGCCATAAAGGAAAATTATAAAGGCCCTGTTTTTCTGCAAGGGGACCATTATCAGGTAAACGCCTCAAACTTCCAAAAGGATAGGGAAGGCGAAATTTCAAAACTTAAGGACTTGATCAAGGAATCAATAGAAGCAGGATTTTATAACATCGATATCGATTCATCTACTCTTGTTGACCTCTCAAAAGAAACTATCGATGAACAACAGCGCCTCAACTATGAAATCACTGCAGAGCTCACTGCATTCATAAGAGAGCTTGAACCGGAGGGTATAACAATATCTGTTGGCGGTGAAATTGGTGAAGTGGGAAAGAAAAACAGCACACCAGAAGAGCTTCGCGCATACCTTGATGGATATAAAAAATGCCTTGAAGGATATAATAAAAACTATGCTGGTATATCAAAAATAAGTGTCCAAACAGGGACCAGCCATGGAGGAGTCCCTCTTCCTGATGGAACGATTGCCGAAGTAAAATTAGATTTGGATACTCTTGGGACACTATCGAAGATAGCGCGCGAAGAATACGGTTTAGGGGGCGCTGTCCAACACGGCGCTTCAACTCTTCCTGAGGACGCTTTTGGACACTTTCCTGAAAGAGAAACTCTGGAAGTCCATCTTGCAACAGGATTTCAAAATATTATCTATGACAGCAAGAGTTTCCCTGCTGATTTGAGAGAGAAGATTTATCAAACTATCGTCGAAAAGTTCAGCTCCGAAAAGAAGGATTCGCAAACACATGAGCAGTTCATTTATAAAACAAGGAAGAAAGGTTTTGGTCCACATAAAAAGGAGGTTTGGTCCCTTCCAAAAGATAACTTGAATGCTATTATGGGTGAATTGAGAGATAAGTTCGATTTGATTTTCAAGAAAATGAATTGTGTTGATATGACCGATA